The Scleropages formosus chromosome 9, fSclFor1.1, whole genome shotgun sequence DNA segment GCATCTCTATGATCAGTTAGGGAGCACTAACTGGGGCACAACTCCTACCACCTTGTACAACCCTGAAAACATTGTGTTCTTTAAGAATCATCCTAATAAATTGCTACTGTATAGCTCATTTTCACTAGTGTGCCACTGAGGAAGTCACTATTAGCATTTCACATTCTGACTTACTAATACCCTCACCAATGGCGTCTCTGAGAGAGGTTTCGATTCACGAACAGGAAGGCTGAAGTCACTTTCTGCATGACTGTCGCTCCGGTACCGGTGGGCAAATTTGCGCTTCAAAGCATCCGCAATAAGTGCAGCAGCATCTGTGGAGTCGCTGGGCTTGGCACGCTCTCCCTCAGGTCGACTGAAATACAAAACAACACGTCCCCTCTAAAAACAGCCGCAgattttcacttatttcataTTACAGCAAAGACCTGTTTGAATGGGACTGTTTTAATTGTGAACCTGAAACATGGCAGCATCATGTCCCCAATGCTTCCAGTTAAAGGAGGAATATTTCTGGTCTGTTTAAAACTTGGTCCAGACTTTTCATCTCAGTACTGTAATAAATGATGACCATTATCATCACTATTATAATGTTGCCCctaaaaacagtacatttacacaaaGTTCCTTACAATTTTCTCATGTTTTACAGCTGAATACAGTACTGAAGGTATTTAAGCCAAATACTTGCAATTAGCAAACTTCACATTACAGGTGTGTCCTTAACCATTACAATACCTGCTCCCCTTTATGATTAATGAACTTCCCCCCAGGAATCAAAGCTTTAATCCATCTGTCCGCCTACAATGCGTGACATCATTTATGCTGTTCCTTTTCCTTATTCAAGAAAACTATGAAAGTAGCAGCTCAAATAACCCACAAGGGCATGTCCTACTGACCTTTTGACTGAACGCAGTTTAACTTTGTCCATGTCCTTCAGCACGTCCAGCATGTTGGGGATCTCCGACGGCTTCGGCTTGTTGTCCTGCTCAGGCTGTGAGCCCATGGCCTTCCTTCCTCGGCGCTCTTTGATGAGGTCTATGGCTGATGTACTCTGCGAGcatggtgggggtggaggtggtgggggtgggggtggaggtggtgaGAGCAGTGAGGGCAGAGAAGAATCTAGTGGGGGAGGTGCAGCAGCTGGTATAGCAGGTCCAGATGCTGAATAAagtgagggagggaaaaaatatCATTGCTTAAGACACAAGGGTCTAAAcatctgagggaaaaaaaaattaagatttttaattgcagggacaaaaaaaaaaaaaaaaactaaatcttGCAAGTGAATCCATTACAAATGACTACAACTTTAATCAACAAATCTGGCAATGGACTTAGCCACTTTTCAAAAAGCATTTCAGCTTAAATTTCAGCATTAACTGAGTGTAAAACCTGACATCTAAAGTTAGAATAAAGCAACTGCAGTTGAATAAATTGGACGCTGAGGCTCTACTGTTCTGTCTGAGAAACGAGGGAGAGGGTtgctctaccagctgcccgtGTGTTCTGCTCCTGGGCCAGGACAATCTGAGCGATCTGTTCGCGCAGCCTGGCCAGCTCAGCCTCCAGGGCACTGATCTTCTGGATGGTCTCTGTGCTACCCAGAACAGGATCTTCAGGCTCCGACTCCTCTATGTGGACGGCAGGCAGAGAGCGCCGTCTCCTAACAGGCCTCTTGTGCGCCTGCCTCTGGTGGGAGCGGAATATGAACCCCGGCTGCATCCCGGACCTGGCCAAACATTTGCCCACGTAAATGCAGAATGGTCAGTATGGTCAACAGCAGAACCACAAGTGACTTGCAGGAACAGAGAGTCCTTCAAACACCTACCTGAGTCCCGAGGACAAGTCATCCTCACCGTCAATCCAGGCGACATCGGCAAGGGATGCCACAAGCTCATTCTTTTCACGGGAGCGGTTGAGGAAGCGTGCTCCTTCAGTGTACGGCTGGAGCTAAAAGACAGAAGACAAAATTAGAAACACGAAATATCAGCCTTGTTCACAattaaaggtgaaaaaaaagttacttcGTCTTTAATGAAAACTGGTGTTTTCACCAAATCTGTGTACCTGTctatacattttaaagtataGGAATCTTTAATAACTGTCAACTTTTACTCGATTTTGGTGGGATAGttaatttcagtttgatttgtttgtataAAGTGCTCCTTCCAAAAACGTGACGCAGCGCTGAACAGTAGAGCATAGGCTCACACCAGGGACAATGGAAAGAATCAGAGAGACCGTAAACAAAGAAGGCAGTTTGCTAATATACTGATCTAAAATAAGCCATttggcaactgaggagaggaaaacaggcCAAGGAAACAGGCCAaggaatggagaaaaataaagctACGGTGGTCCAAGTACCAGAGGCTGCCCAACCTAACTGGGCATTCTAATGTATTACAGTGGGCCTGTGTGGGGTGCATCTGTAGCTAAGAAACGTTTCCATAGTAATTTGTAAATACAAGCTGGAGTTTCACAATGACCAGTGCTGTTGCTGAACTCCAGTGTGCCTGTGATGTCCTACAGAAATATTGTCGCCTTCACACTTCACAGCCAGAATGACACAGCTCATCGGTCAATCGGCAACTATGACCATCTCAACACAACTATTTGCTATAGGGACTGTTTGATCGAGGTTCAATGAAAATTCTGGGTGTTCTGACATTCACTCAATTCCTCCAATGCCCTGCATCACATATGATGTTTAATCAACTCTGAAAGAGTATCAAGCTATCAAATGCACTTACACCAACAGAATGTaaacttatttttgcacatcaGAGGATAAAAGCCATTCCCAACCTAAAGTAATAAgcagtgagaaaaaaagaaggggaaaaaggtTATGGAAAGACTGGGATGGACATCTCTGGAATCTAACAATGAAATTTTCAAGTGTAAGCCTTATATGGACTTCTCATAATTTCACACTTTATACACTTAAGCAATGCACAAAGTTTGATGCTCTAGTTCATAATGAGGAATTGAGGGTGTTTTCATTCTAATCAAAGTCTTGTTTAACTCTTGTTAATTACACAATGTCCCTAAAGTGCAATAAAGAAAGCTTGTGtacaaaaggggggggggggggggggggggggggggattaattCCCCACTAACAAATTAAGAAGAAATTTTAGACAAATTAATTTGACACAAAAAGACTGTAGACAATTAGAAAGTACTTTCGTCAACTAGTCACAAACATATGAATTTTACTAATGAAGGAATAAGACATTACACAGACTTTAATTACAAgctattaataaaatttaagcaACTAGAAGTAAAACACACTGGCCTTGAGGTCTATGTAAATAGTGCCCAAGCCCTTATTTCCACAAAAAAGGAGACACACTAAGCATCAGGGGATAGCGGCAGACCTGTGTCAACACAGAGGAACAGGAAGGACAAGGAATAAAGAGAACTGACCTAGAGCAGAAGTCCTGCTTTCCTCGTGTAGAGGACAGGTAGAAGGGAAACAGGTGAGGCAGAagtgaggaggaaaaaacacaaatgagagACAGTTCTTTCTCGAATTGAGAACAGGCCAAAGGTGGGGCACAGCACTACACCTGTGTTAGTTTTATGGACTCAATATGAAGCATAATTTCACAACTGCCTAACATTTATTATGTAACAGCAATTTTGAAGCGAAGTAAAGAAAATAACTTACTCGGGGCTGCTGCTATGAACCTGACCTATGTTTTTGCCAAGAACTTCccataaataattgtgagcttTAAGAAAATAACAGTCTGCCCCTCacctttaaagaaaatgttcagattAGTACAGTTTAAGAGAGAAGAAACAATTCAGAAACATTCCTGCAGTTTACATGGTCTGTCACAAAACACTAGagtcaaacagttttttttttttttttttttttttttttaatttattcagcccACCCCCCGAGTACTGCAGCATCACAGGTAGTACCGCAGCAGAGTGCCTGTGAACACGTGCACACGGTATTTACTTTCATTATCCAAAAACCAGCTGCAGCAACAAGCAGAGGGAAATGACACCGTACACACAGTGCAGGGCTACAAGAGGTCAAAACCCAGCTGGTTTACAAACTCTGCAACTCAGAAAACACCAGCTGCATGAAAGAGTAAATACTGGAAATGTCCAGACCTAATAcaagtcattttagagaaaagcagcagctaaatggggggaggagaaaaaaaaaaaaaaaaaaaaaaaaaaaaaacacaactaatTAAAACTATATGGTGCAAATCAAGACTAACAAGGAACAAGCTCTTGGTGAAAACAGAGGAGAGTAATTTCAAAAGttcttatgatttttttcatgacaACAGAAATCAGCCTTGTTACCAAGCAGAGCTCTTCTCATTACTGCAATCAGTGATGCGgaagaaaacacacaggtgAAATACTCTTACTGCAAATTCACTGTATGCTTCATGGCATATTAAAGACTACAAAGTGTTCTCTGAGCATGTATCATTTTACTAGTAGAAGACAATAAAAGACAGCTGACAATCCAGTACACAATACTGGGAAATTATTTAGAACCACAGGGTAACAAGTCCTACCTGAAAACGGACTCGAGGGCAAGGAGCAAGAGGGAGACTGCTGGCAATTCGCCTCACGATACTCCGACTGGATCCATATGGCTTGACTGATCCAAAAGCCttaagaaaaaacagaaaagaaaaggaaaaaaaaaaaaagaacagagcGATAGACTTTTTGTTAGACTGAGATTTTTACTGATTTAGTTAAGACTTTTCCTGAGTGttggtggagctgctgcctttggatgcaaaagtcacaggttcacatcccacctccagctgtagtacccttaagcaaagtaattaccaaaaaattgctccagtaaaatcacacagctgtataaatgggtaaataattgtaaatagcttaacatagtgatttggtttggagaaaagtgtcaagtgaatgtaataataataatgatgtgacCGTCACTTACAAGGTCCATCTTTGCAGCAGCATGCTGCGTGTTCTTCCTAGTGCCAGTCATTTAGGCTGTTCACATAGAGATGCAGGCAAGAACATGGTAACTTCACCAGGGTGCTGTGAAGCCTGGGTGCGAGATCTCTGAGAAGAAGACAAAACAGCCATTAGATCCCAGCAAACAAGGACCGCAACCACAATCCGGGATGGCGGCTCAGAGTCGGAATCCTCAGGTAAGCAAACCTGCCGAGAGCAGCCGGGACACGTGAACACTGCAACACACACCAACaggacaaaaaacaaacactccCATATAATATTCCATGTTTGACTGTGACTTCAAATGAATGATGTGCCTCCTTAACACAGGTGAGGTGCCACTGCAGTGTagaggagcagctgtgtgaaTAAAGGGAACCAGCACACTGTGGGGTCACTCTCTCTTCTGCTCCAAGTTGGACATAAGTCAGACATTACTAATCGATCATCTCTAGAGCCTCTGTGGAAGAACTCTGCTGATAATCAATTACAGACTTATAAACAAGAAAAGATGAAAGAAGGGTACTTACAACCCTAATCTCCCCAGTttacaaaatcatttttgttCCCTATTGACCTAGTGTCAGTGACGTTATTTTAGCTACTCAAAGAGGTAGGCTACTACGCTAAAGCTCACCTAGCAAccaaataaaaatgctaattaTGACATGGTAATGCTATTATGTTTACGTCCAACAGTgagtttacaaaaaaagtctgtaaaaattacctgggCTGTGAGCCTGTGTTGTTCATAACGCATAAAAAGCAAAAACGTCTGCTAACTAACAATACAGAAATCGACACAACCGTGATGACACGACAATGATCAATGAATGACAAATTCTGACGTCAAGCGAAACAAATCATATGCCATCTGCATCTCTTTCGTAAAACAagcattattttatatatataatatctcaactgtcttaaaaaaagaaatacaaccAACCTTTTATTTCATTCGCGCGGCACTGACTTAGTTAACGCTTCAGCTAACACCTGAGTTAGCAATGAAGCTAAGTAGCGACTCAATGTCACATTCCGACGAAAACTGAACGCGGCGCCCACGCGACCCGTGAACACGTAAGACTGCACAGGAATATCTGAGCAATACACCGTACTTCCGCCTGCGCAGCTGATCTGTAACGGCACTTCCGCCTGCGCAGCTGATCTGTAACTGTACTTTCGCCTGCGCTATTGGCCTGAGAGGGCACTTCCGCATGCGTCGTTGTTCTACAGGGGCGCATGGtagtaattactgtaaatttaaaattaaaggcGCAAAGAAACGTTTTTCCATGTCCAAACCAGAACCGCTGGATTAGACAGTTATTAGCAAAACAACTGACTCCCAGACGCCTAGAAGAACCCAGTATGTTTTGTTTCAATCACAGCCACGTAATAAATAGTCAGTGCCAACGAATGATAGATGAAGATGTAGCTTTTGCTGTGATTAGAAAcgaaattaaacaattttaaaaacatcccAAAGTCTACCTGCTTATAACACCAACAGtctaactgaaaacaaaacaagggcTTTCCTCGGTtgcattttttatgattttacgGACCAATAAAAACAACCCGGGATGGTGTTCTCGTTCGTTTATGGACCGGAGTCCAACATAGTAAAATTATGCGTTTCATGAACCAATAGAAGTCCTGCATGGTAAAACTGAAATTGACGGACAAACACAAATTCGACATGGTCCCCCGTCATTGGAACACCATAAAGTCACCAGCGATACTGCTTGTTGATTTAACCTCCTGACCGGCGGCGACTGCCTATCAACGCAACCGACTAACAAGACAGGCTATTTTACATCCTGAAATCATATtacataaatgataaaaaagtgcaaaattaccaattttctgtaattttattagcatttaatgaaaaaaatgtgcttgataattttttattttacatttactattAGGAACAGGGTAACTGTTCTACGCTCGTTTGCGTCAACATAACTTACTCTGATTGGCTCGTACACCTTTGCGTAACTACGTCCTTTTGGCCAATCACAGGCGCCGAGCAAACGACGTGAAGGTTTGATGGCGGCAGTCAGGCGGTCAGCTGTGTCTCCTTATGTCACGTACCTGTATCAacttgtgttttaaattttaaccaAGTGATATCTGGGTGTCCTTTTTAATGTGGGGGCTTGTTCTCATCGTTATCGCCGTCTGTGTGTTTTGAGGACGCGTGCGTTGTGTGTATTGCTCGTTTGAAGAAGA contains these protein-coding regions:
- the mtfr1 gene encoding mitochondrial fission regulator 1 translates to MTGTRKNTQHAAAKMDLAFGSVKPYGSSRSIVRRIASSLPLAPCPRVRFQLQPYTEGARFLNRSREKNELVASLADVAWIDGEDDLSSGLRSGMQPGFIFRSHQRQAHKRPVRRRRSLPAVHIEESEPEDPVLGSTETIQKISALEAELARLREQIAQIVLAQEQNTRAAASGPAIPAAAPPPLDSSLPSLLSPPPPPPPPPPPPPCSQSTSAIDLIKERRGRKAMGSQPEQDNKPKPSEIPNMLDVLKDMDKVKLRSVKSRPEGERAKPSDSTDAAALIADALKRKFAHRYRSDSHAESDFSLPVRESKPLSETPLFGQHMLKSTGKKKLL